A portion of the Segatella copri DSM 18205 genome contains these proteins:
- a CDS encoding 1-deoxy-D-xylulose-5-phosphate synthase — MYIEKIKSPADLKKLDLKELQVVADETRQAVLNRVSKHGGHVGPNLGFVEATVALHYVFDAPKDKLVFDVSHQCYPHKVLTGRAAGFLGDVDDMNAISGYSSPAECPEYDNFEVGHTSTSVSLATGLQKARDIKGTDENIIAIIGDGSLSGGEAFEGLDEASELGTGIIIVVNDNEMSIAENHGGIYKNLRALRESNGTCEHNWFKAWGFEYKYLEEGNDIGKLIQVFESVKDTDKPTVVHIHTEKGHGFAPAVANKEAWHWGMPFNLEDGSRPRRNADGTLPEVAPTEDYGTLFADWMLCAMKQDKTLIAVTAGTPTAGGFTADKRQLAGKQHIDMGIAEEQAVAMISGMAKGGLHPVWTVYSTFIQRTYDQIAQDLCINSNPAVINVVGGGVNSMNDITHICLFDIPMLCSIPGLIYLAPTTCEEYFAMLRWSILQDKKPIAIRVPSNGVVHTSEAVDAEYGYEAKYKVMHQGEKVAVIAAGSFYQKGENVVRLLADKGIDATLINPRYLNEVDAEVLDSLKANHQLVVTLEDGSKDGGFGERIASYYGTSDMKVMVGGIRKGLYDRYDVKKLLSDNRLLDEQIVEDVLLVIND; from the coding sequence ATGTATATTGAGAAAATAAAGTCGCCAGCCGACTTGAAGAAGCTGGATTTGAAGGAACTGCAGGTGGTGGCTGATGAAACCAGACAAGCTGTGCTGAACCGTGTGAGCAAGCATGGCGGTCATGTGGGACCGAACCTGGGATTCGTGGAGGCAACCGTGGCGCTTCACTACGTTTTTGATGCGCCAAAGGATAAACTCGTGTTTGACGTAAGCCACCAATGTTATCCGCATAAGGTGCTCACCGGACGAGCTGCGGGATTCCTCGGCGATGTGGATGACATGAATGCCATTTCGGGCTATTCTTCTCCTGCCGAATGTCCGGAGTATGACAATTTTGAGGTGGGGCATACTTCCACTTCCGTGAGTCTTGCCACCGGTTTGCAGAAGGCGCGCGACATCAAGGGAACCGATGAGAACATCATCGCCATTATCGGCGACGGATCCCTTTCTGGCGGCGAGGCTTTCGAGGGACTGGATGAGGCTTCGGAACTCGGTACGGGCATCATCATCGTGGTGAACGACAACGAAATGTCTATCGCCGAAAATCATGGCGGAATCTATAAGAACCTGCGTGCCTTGCGCGAGAGCAATGGCACCTGCGAGCACAACTGGTTCAAGGCGTGGGGCTTTGAATACAAGTACCTGGAAGAGGGTAACGACATCGGAAAACTCATCCAGGTTTTCGAGAGCGTGAAGGATACGGATAAGCCTACCGTGGTTCACATTCACACAGAGAAAGGTCATGGATTTGCGCCAGCCGTAGCCAACAAGGAGGCTTGGCATTGGGGAATGCCTTTCAATCTGGAAGACGGTTCGCGACCAAGAAGGAATGCCGATGGAACCCTCCCGGAGGTTGCTCCAACAGAGGATTATGGTACATTATTTGCCGACTGGATGCTCTGCGCGATGAAGCAGGATAAGACCCTCATCGCCGTAACCGCCGGTACTCCTACCGCAGGTGGCTTTACTGCCGATAAGCGCCAACTGGCTGGCAAGCAGCACATCGATATGGGAATCGCCGAAGAGCAGGCGGTGGCCATGATTTCGGGAATGGCGAAGGGCGGATTGCATCCTGTCTGGACCGTTTACAGCACCTTTATCCAACGTACCTACGACCAGATAGCGCAAGACCTCTGCATCAATTCCAACCCAGCCGTAATCAACGTGGTAGGAGGCGGAGTGAACTCGATGAACGACATCACCCACATCTGCCTTTTCGATATTCCGATGCTCTGCAGCATTCCGGGGCTCATCTATCTGGCTCCAACCACCTGTGAGGAGTATTTCGCCATGCTCCGCTGGAGCATTCTGCAGGATAAGAAACCTATCGCCATCCGCGTGCCAAGCAATGGCGTGGTTCATACGTCAGAAGCCGTTGATGCTGAATATGGTTACGAGGCAAAGTACAAGGTGATGCACCAGGGCGAGAAGGTGGCAGTCATCGCCGCCGGTTCGTTCTATCAGAAGGGCGAGAATGTAGTCCGCCTGTTGGCTGATAAGGGCATCGATGCTACGCTCATCAATCCACGTTATCTGAACGAGGTGGATGCCGAAGTGCTGGATAGCCTGAAGGCAAACCATCAGCTGGTGGTAACTCTGGAGGATGGATCGAAGGATGGCGGATTCGGCGAGCGTATCGCCTCTTACTATGGCACTTCGGATATGAAGGTGATGGTGGGCGGCATCAGGAAGGGACTCTATGACAGATACGATGTGAAGAAGTTGCTTTCGGATAATCGCCTGCTCGATGAGCAGATTGTGGAAGACGTTTTGTTAGTTATTAATGATTAA
- a CDS encoding MmcQ/YjbR family DNA-binding protein, translating to MMNIESVREYCLSLPLVTEAFPFDERTLVFRILGKIFACVDLERPEWVTMKCNADNAGCEGIGRIIHFFCSLGNACFQDSSYLCTQKS from the coding sequence ATGATGAATATAGAATCTGTTAGAGAGTATTGCCTCTCGCTTCCCCTCGTAACCGAAGCTTTTCCTTTTGATGAGCGGACCTTGGTGTTTCGCATTTTGGGCAAGATCTTTGCCTGTGTTGACCTGGAGCGCCCCGAGTGGGTTACGATGAAATGTAATGCCGATAATGCTGGATGTGAAGGAATAGGGAGAATTATTCATTTTTTCTGTAGTTTGGGTAATGCGTGTTTCCAGGATTCTTCGTATCTTTGCACCCAGAAATCATAA
- a CDS encoding DUF4492 domain-containing protein — MQKKKDKNLMKTDVKPMKQGLLSRIFHLYYDGFRTMTLGKTLWTIILIKLAIIFLVLKLFFFPDFINTNAKNGDKAGFVSKEILNR; from the coding sequence ATGCAGAAGAAAAAGGATAAAAACCTGATGAAAACCGATGTAAAACCGATGAAGCAAGGACTGCTATCCCGGATTTTCCATCTCTATTACGATGGTTTCAGGACGATGACCCTGGGCAAGACGCTCTGGACCATCATCCTCATCAAGCTTGCCATCATCTTCCTGGTGCTCAAGCTCTTTTTCTTTCCAGATTTTATCAATACGAATGCCAAGAACGGAGATAAGGCGGGCTTCGTATCCAAGGAAATTCTGAACAGATAA
- a CDS encoding cytochrome ubiquinol oxidase subunit I — MTNLLLDITSATIDWSRAQFALTAIYHWLFVPLTLGLAVIMGIAETCYYRTNKPFWKHVTRFWQKLFGVNFAMGVATGIILEFEFGTNWSNYSWFVGDVFGAPLAIEGILAFFMESTFVAVMFFGWDKVSRGFHLASTWLTGLGATISAWWILVANAWMQYPVGQEFNPDTMRFEMTSFMDVALSPFAINKFTHTVTSSWIIGATFVVAVSCWYLLKKRETQLAKASIKMGAGVGLIATLLAAMTGDNSAYRVAQVQPMKLAAMEALYNGGNGESLTAIAAVHPFQQPDYENEQEPAMRIAIPNMLSFLATRTADGYVPGVNDILKGYTKEDGTREPSVQEKIARGKKAIVALKTYRETKAKDQLPILRENMKYFGYGYIKDAKELVPSIPICFYAFRLMVGVGCLLILFFALSLFLVYKKEIAQYRWFLIFAIIMIPLAYIASESGWIVAEIGRQPWTIQDLLPVSAAISDIEAGSVATTFFIFLALFTTMLAVEISILVKQIKKGPEYE, encoded by the coding sequence ATGACAAATTTATTGTTAGACATTACATCAGCCACCATCGACTGGTCGAGGGCGCAATTTGCACTCACGGCCATCTACCATTGGCTGTTCGTGCCACTCACCCTGGGACTGGCAGTAATCATGGGCATCGCCGAAACATGCTACTACCGCACCAACAAACCGTTCTGGAAGCACGTAACCCGTTTCTGGCAAAAACTCTTTGGCGTGAACTTCGCCATGGGCGTTGCCACGGGAATCATTCTGGAGTTTGAATTCGGAACCAACTGGAGCAACTACTCCTGGTTCGTGGGCGACGTATTCGGCGCTCCCCTAGCCATCGAAGGCATCCTGGCATTCTTCATGGAGAGCACCTTCGTAGCCGTAATGTTCTTCGGCTGGGATAAGGTGAGCCGGGGCTTCCACCTTGCCTCCACCTGGCTCACGGGACTTGGCGCCACCATTTCTGCCTGGTGGATTCTAGTAGCCAACGCCTGGATGCAATATCCTGTAGGGCAGGAATTTAATCCCGACACCATGCGCTTCGAGATGACCTCGTTTATGGATGTGGCACTCTCGCCATTCGCCATCAACAAGTTCACCCATACCGTTACTTCCTCCTGGATCATCGGCGCCACCTTCGTAGTAGCCGTAAGCTGCTGGTATCTACTGAAAAAGAGAGAAACCCAGCTGGCGAAGGCGAGCATCAAGATGGGTGCCGGAGTAGGACTCATCGCCACCCTGCTGGCTGCGATGACCGGCGACAACTCCGCCTATCGGGTGGCACAGGTGCAGCCGATGAAACTGGCAGCGATGGAAGCATTATATAATGGTGGAAACGGCGAAAGCCTCACGGCGATAGCAGCCGTTCACCCCTTCCAGCAGCCTGATTACGAAAACGAGCAGGAGCCAGCCATGCGCATCGCCATCCCTAACATGCTCTCGTTCTTAGCCACCCGCACAGCCGATGGCTACGTGCCAGGCGTGAACGATATCCTCAAGGGTTACACTAAAGAGGATGGCACCCGGGAACCATCCGTGCAGGAAAAGATAGCCCGGGGCAAGAAGGCGATTGTTGCCCTGAAAACCTATCGCGAGACGAAGGCGAAAGACCAGCTCCCTATCCTCAGGGAGAACATGAAATACTTCGGATATGGTTACATCAAGGACGCCAAGGAACTGGTACCGAGCATCCCGATCTGCTTCTACGCCTTCCGCCTGATGGTGGGAGTAGGCTGCCTGCTCATCCTCTTCTTCGCCCTCAGCCTATTCTTGGTCTATAAAAAGGAAATCGCCCAATACCGATGGTTCCTCATTTTCGCCATCATCATGATTCCGCTGGCTTACATCGCCTCAGAATCGGGCTGGATAGTAGCAGAAATCGGTCGCCAGCCTTGGACCATCCAAGACCTGCTGCCAGTAAGTGCCGCCATCTCCGACATCGAGGCAGGCAGCGTGGCCACCACCTTCTTCATCTTCCTGGCACTCTTCACCACCATGCTTGCCGTAGAAATCAGCATCCTGGTAAAGCAGATCAAGAAAGGACCGGAATATGAATAA
- the cydB gene encoding cytochrome d ubiquinol oxidase subunit II yields the protein MTYEFLQSYWWFLVSLLGALLVFLMFVQGANTLIFCLGKTEEERRLIINSTGRKWEFTFTTLVTFGGAFFASFPLFYSTSFGGAYWLWMIILFSFVIQAVSYEFQNKIGNFLGPKTFQICLIINGIVGPLLLGGAVATFFNGSNFLIDKGNITNSLQPVISRWANASHGLDALLDPWNVVLGLAVLMLARILGMLYIKNNIEHQQIQERCTRQLPWNALLFLLFFLPFLIRLLVKDGFSTSSSGITIESMKYLHNLLEMPILPVILLIGVVLVLFGIFKSSRSVQYRKGIWFTGIGTVLTVLVLLLIAGWNNTAYYPSNIDLQSSLTLANSCSSEFTLRTMAIASLLIPFVLAYIVFAWRAMDRKRITQEEIEQGEAY from the coding sequence ATGACATACGAATTTTTGCAATCATACTGGTGGTTCCTCGTATCATTATTAGGAGCCCTGCTGGTGTTTCTCATGTTTGTACAGGGAGCCAACACCTTGATATTCTGTTTGGGAAAAACGGAAGAAGAGCGTCGCCTCATCATCAACTCAACGGGACGAAAATGGGAGTTCACCTTCACCACGCTCGTCACCTTCGGCGGAGCCTTCTTCGCCTCATTCCCGCTGTTCTACAGCACCAGTTTCGGCGGAGCCTACTGGCTGTGGATGATCATCCTGTTCTCGTTTGTGATTCAAGCCGTGAGCTATGAATTCCAGAACAAGATAGGTAATTTTCTTGGACCGAAGACCTTTCAGATCTGCCTCATTATCAACGGCATCGTGGGTCCGCTGCTTCTTGGCGGAGCCGTAGCCACCTTCTTCAACGGCAGCAATTTCCTGATAGACAAGGGCAATATTACCAACAGTCTGCAACCCGTCATCAGCCGCTGGGCAAACGCCAGTCATGGTCTCGATGCCCTGCTCGACCCATGGAATGTGGTGCTGGGACTTGCCGTACTGATGCTAGCCCGCATCCTGGGCATGCTCTACATCAAGAACAACATCGAGCACCAGCAGATTCAGGAGCGCTGCACCCGCCAGTTGCCATGGAATGCCCTGCTCTTCCTATTGTTCTTCCTGCCATTCCTCATCAGATTGCTGGTAAAGGATGGATTCAGCACTTCTTCTTCCGGCATTACGATAGAGAGCATGAAGTATCTTCACAATCTCCTGGAGATGCCAATCTTGCCTGTAATATTATTAATAGGTGTAGTACTCGTTCTTTTCGGCATTTTCAAGTCATCGAGGAGCGTGCAGTATAGAAAGGGAATCTGGTTTACGGGCATCGGAACCGTGCTTACCGTGCTGGTTCTGTTGCTGATAGCCGGTTGGAACAATACCGCCTACTATCCATCCAACATCGACCTTCAGAGTTCGCTCACTCTCGCCAACAGCTGTAGCAGCGAGTTCACGCTCCGAACCATGGCGATAGCCTCCCTCCTCATCCCGTTCGTGCTCGCCTACATCGTCTTTGCCTGGCGCGCCATGGACCGCAAGCGCATTACGCAGGAAGAAATAGAACAGGGTGAAGCGTATTAA
- a CDS encoding aminotransferase class IV family protein has protein sequence MKQQFVETIKIKNGKALALPYHQARMERTIRRFFPALASEEIKLSSLISPKEEMNLYKARVVYGILGVETIEYAPYKMKEIHSLKVVEDNNIDYTYKSTDRSALNALVAQKDDCDEIIIVKNGLITDTSFTNLALFDGNRWLTPKHPLLLGTKRAQLLEAGIIQEADLTLEDLRKAEKVSLFNAMIDFGEREVTKIFLPDSAD, from the coding sequence ATGAAACAGCAATTTGTAGAAACAATAAAGATCAAGAACGGCAAGGCTCTGGCCCTTCCCTATCATCAGGCAAGAATGGAGAGAACCATCCGCAGGTTCTTTCCAGCCCTCGCATCTGAAGAAATAAAACTCTCATCCCTCATTTCCCCAAAAGAGGAAATGAACCTTTACAAGGCACGAGTGGTTTATGGCATCCTGGGCGTGGAAACCATCGAGTACGCCCCCTACAAGATGAAGGAGATTCATTCCCTCAAGGTGGTAGAGGATAATAATATCGACTACACCTATAAGAGCACAGACCGAAGTGCGCTCAACGCCCTGGTAGCCCAGAAGGACGATTGCGATGAAATCATCATTGTAAAGAACGGGCTCATTACCGATACCTCCTTCACCAATCTCGCCCTTTTTGATGGCAACAGATGGCTCACCCCCAAGCATCCCCTGCTCCTGGGAACCAAACGAGCCCAGCTCCTGGAAGCTGGCATCATCCAGGAAGCCGACCTCACACTAGAAGACCTCAGAAAGGCAGAAAAAGTGAGTCTCTTCAACGCCATGATAGATTTCGGAGAGCGGGAAGTAACCAAGATTTTCCTACCGGATTCAGCCGATTAA
- a CDS encoding MBL fold metallo-hydrolase → MDKITNQITMLGTGNATVSQIYNTCFLLKTPSTLMLVDAGGGNGILAQLKKVNVQISDIHHLFVTHAHTDHVLGVIWVIRMVAQCKGYEGLLHVYGNDKVMKVIKTIIDMILAKKQLAKVAERVVFHQLEDGECFEVGDMKLECFDIQSTKEKQFGFRAELPSSDESGKPLVLACLGDEPYNEQNRRYIVGADWMMCEAFCLYADRDTFKPYEKCHSTALDAGKLAEELGVKNLILYHTEEKTLANRKENYTREAAENFKGRIFVPDDLEVIEL, encoded by the coding sequence ATGGATAAGATTACGAATCAAATTACGATGCTCGGAACGGGAAATGCTACGGTTTCCCAGATTTATAATACCTGCTTTCTGCTCAAGACTCCCAGCACCCTGATGCTGGTGGATGCGGGAGGAGGAAACGGAATACTGGCGCAGCTGAAGAAAGTAAATGTTCAGATTTCTGACATTCATCACCTCTTCGTTACCCATGCCCATACCGACCATGTGTTGGGTGTGATCTGGGTAATCCGAATGGTGGCACAATGTAAGGGTTACGAGGGATTGCTGCATGTGTATGGAAACGATAAGGTGATGAAGGTAATCAAGACCATCATCGACATGATTCTTGCCAAGAAGCAACTGGCTAAGGTGGCTGAAAGGGTGGTGTTCCATCAGCTGGAAGATGGGGAGTGTTTCGAAGTGGGGGATATGAAGCTGGAATGCTTTGATATTCAGTCTACTAAGGAAAAACAGTTCGGATTCCGAGCTGAGCTGCCTTCTTCTGATGAATCGGGTAAGCCTTTGGTCTTGGCGTGCCTGGGCGATGAACCTTATAACGAGCAGAACCGACGCTACATAGTGGGGGCTGACTGGATGATGTGTGAGGCGTTCTGCCTCTATGCCGACCGCGATACGTTCAAGCCTTATGAGAAATGCCACAGTACGGCGCTTGATGCCGGAAAACTGGCGGAGGAACTGGGCGTGAAGAATCTTATCCTGTATCATACGGAGGAGAAAACGCTCGCTAATCGTAAAGAAAATTATACCCGTGAAGCTGCCGAGAACTTCAAGGGTAGAATCTTTGTTCCGGATGATTTGGAGGTGATAGAGCTGTAG
- a CDS encoding AAA family ATPase, with product MADKNIFKLEGKSQEQVKEAFLEFLKIDKTKPGGYASVGSNKVICKVAKEACGVNSVLEIKNAEDATEVSKLLTGRIDEELDYSKRHQMTSLRCHVRKYIEFLNFCEGLKGKPVYEFDKDPDKPFIGASQFKKIVSLLKAKKNIILEGAPGVGKTFLARKIAYQLIGFVKDENIEMVQFHQSYSYEDFVQGIRPSEEGGFERRNGIFFDFCNKARRSPDQQFVFIIDEINRGNISKILGELMMLIEADKRKKQYAIKLTYSNEDDERFFVPENVYLIGCMNTADRSLAIVDYALRRRFRFCPIKPEFNEAFINFLEEKGISQKNAELVVSKVKSANEVISTIDRGLEIGHSYFCQAEGCEDFSVWWNDICEYELFPYLREICFDDEDKYELICNKLKF from the coding sequence ATGGCAGATAAGAATATTTTTAAATTAGAAGGGAAAAGCCAGGAACAGGTAAAGGAAGCCTTTCTGGAATTTCTGAAAATAGACAAAACCAAGCCCGGTGGCTATGCCAGCGTAGGCTCAAACAAGGTTATCTGCAAGGTCGCTAAAGAGGCCTGCGGGGTAAACTCAGTATTGGAAATCAAGAATGCAGAGGATGCTACAGAAGTGAGCAAACTCCTAACAGGCAGAATAGACGAAGAACTGGACTACAGCAAGAGGCACCAAATGACAAGCCTGAGATGCCACGTAAGAAAATACATCGAATTTCTGAACTTCTGCGAAGGTCTGAAAGGCAAACCTGTTTACGAGTTTGACAAAGACCCAGATAAGCCATTCATCGGCGCTAGCCAATTCAAGAAGATTGTTTCCCTGCTGAAGGCAAAGAAGAACATCATCCTAGAGGGAGCACCTGGTGTGGGCAAAACCTTTCTGGCCAGAAAGATAGCCTATCAGCTGATTGGCTTTGTGAAGGATGAGAATATCGAGATGGTACAGTTTCATCAATCCTACAGCTATGAGGATTTCGTGCAGGGCATCCGTCCTTCTGAGGAGGGCGGCTTTGAACGGAGGAATGGCATTTTCTTTGACTTCTGCAACAAGGCTAGACGTTCGCCGGACCAGCAGTTTGTCTTCATCATCGACGAGATAAACCGAGGAAACATCAGCAAGATTCTGGGTGAGCTGATGATGCTGATAGAGGCCGACAAACGCAAGAAGCAATACGCCATTAAGCTGACCTACAGCAACGAGGATGATGAGCGTTTCTTTGTACCCGAGAATGTTTATCTGATAGGCTGCATGAACACGGCCGACCGCTCTCTGGCCATCGTAGATTACGCCCTGCGGCGCCGGTTCCGCTTCTGCCCTATCAAGCCGGAATTCAACGAAGCCTTCATCAATTTTTTGGAAGAAAAAGGCATCAGTCAGAAGAATGCGGAGCTGGTAGTGAGCAAGGTAAAATCTGCCAACGAGGTAATCTCTACCATCGACCGAGGGCTGGAAATCGGGCACAGTTATTTCTGTCAGGCAGAGGGTTGTGAAGATTTTTCTGTCTGGTGGAACGATATCTGTGAGTATGAATTGTTTCCGTATCTTCGTGAAATCTGCTTCGATGATGAGGATAAATATGAGTTAATCTGCAACAAACTGAAGTTCTGA
- a CDS encoding 5-methylcytosine restriction system specificity protein McrC has product MQQKIPIENLYYLLCYAWGVSDQLDKVKVDGEKCHSLENLLSTILLNACDRLLRQGLLRAYRFEEQEVEGVRGKLNLAETLKSGKHLNGRTICQVDELTQDVVINRVIFSTLKRLMRIEGIDENIRARLRKTLAKFPHIEEIRVTEGLLGRLRQHRLSGFYKLVLNICRLIWDSTLPCKDKDGRLEFLDFTEDDFRMNCIFERFLMNFCKQNCRDEYPEVHREYIDFQLSPFGMMFKEAGEALPVMETDVTLFNPNTQEKLILDAKFYREALVSKFGGREKVRRDHLSQILSYVMNQEDRSKPHTMNAYGALVYPTVDEDFDFSYRYKETGHRIIVRTVNLGQPWRKIEERVKEIVKREGRDEW; this is encoded by the coding sequence ATGCAACAGAAAATTCCAATTGAGAATCTGTATTATCTGCTCTGTTATGCCTGGGGCGTAAGCGACCAGCTTGACAAGGTAAAGGTGGATGGCGAGAAATGCCATTCGCTGGAGAACCTATTGTCAACTATTTTGCTCAACGCCTGCGATAGGCTTTTGCGCCAAGGACTTTTGAGAGCGTATCGGTTTGAGGAGCAGGAAGTGGAGGGCGTTCGCGGCAAGCTGAATCTTGCTGAGACTTTGAAAAGCGGTAAGCATCTGAACGGCAGAACCATCTGCCAGGTAGATGAGCTTACGCAGGATGTAGTCATCAACCGGGTTATCTTTTCTACCTTGAAAAGACTGATGAGGATAGAGGGAATTGATGAGAATATCAGAGCCAGGTTGCGAAAGACTTTGGCAAAATTTCCTCATATTGAGGAGATTCGGGTTACAGAAGGTTTGCTGGGGCGGCTTCGTCAGCATAGGCTTAGCGGGTTTTATAAGCTGGTTCTTAATATCTGCCGGTTGATTTGGGACTCTACCCTTCCCTGCAAGGATAAGGATGGCAGACTGGAGTTTTTGGATTTCACGGAGGATGATTTCCGGATGAACTGCATCTTTGAGCGATTCCTCATGAATTTCTGCAAGCAGAATTGCCGGGATGAGTATCCTGAGGTGCATCGGGAATATATTGATTTCCAGCTTTCACCTTTCGGGATGATGTTTAAGGAGGCTGGCGAGGCTTTACCGGTGATGGAAACCGACGTGACGCTTTTTAATCCGAATACGCAGGAGAAGCTTATTCTTGATGCCAAGTTTTACAGAGAGGCGCTGGTTTCGAAGTTTGGCGGCAGGGAGAAGGTTCGCAGGGACCATCTCTCGCAGATTCTTTCTTACGTGATGAACCAGGAAGACCGGAGCAAGCCGCATACTATGAATGCTTACGGAGCTTTGGTCTACCCTACCGTGGATGAGGATTTCGACTTTTCTTATAGGTATAAGGAGACGGGGCATCGCATCATTGTGAGGACGGTAAACCTGGGGCAACCTTGGAGGAAAATAGAGGAACGGGTGAAGGAGATTGTGAAGAGAGAAGGCAGGGATGAATGGTGA
- a CDS encoding CHC2 zinc finger domain-containing protein, with protein sequence MMEKYEIQKLRELPIEKVAKEMGMKVEHHKALCPFHDDHHASLTFNKTKNSCRCYVCMRSSIGTIDLAMRYLGKDFPSACRWLAEEHQIQLEEDSSSGKSSSFGGSSGRGASSGSSSDGSSSGDDSGKSSFDASRYARFFEHPWLNQAARRFLFEERKIDWRVVNWCRLTSWTDKKGINWLQIPYFDTDGRLIGIQNRNLDYTKKKSSSGGCSSDENVSSEEKRPGEEKEQDAPRFRFPYGARCSIYNLPVVKRLKPGERLFITEGCSDCWAMLSAGHKAIAIPSATLLKPEDKQLLTDIGKLYQVEFHMFPDQDVPGESLFMQLREMLPQLVHHQLPPGCKDFSEYYLLGAAATSGSKEPINK encoded by the coding sequence ATGATGGAGAAATATGAGATACAGAAACTGCGCGAACTTCCGATAGAGAAGGTTGCGAAAGAGATGGGGATGAAGGTGGAGCACCATAAGGCGCTCTGCCCCTTCCATGACGACCACCACGCCAGCCTTACGTTCAACAAGACCAAGAACAGCTGTAGATGCTATGTCTGCATGAGGAGTTCCATCGGCACCATCGACCTGGCGATGAGATACCTGGGTAAGGATTTCCCGTCGGCTTGCCGATGGCTCGCCGAGGAACATCAGATCCAGCTGGAGGAGGATTCTTCCTCGGGGAAAAGCTCTTCCTTTGGGGGGTCTTCGGGCAGAGGGGCTTCTTCGGGCTCTTCATCCGATGGTTCTTCTTCGGGTGATGATTCGGGGAAATCTTCCTTCGATGCAAGCAGGTATGCTAGGTTCTTCGAACATCCCTGGCTCAACCAGGCAGCTCGGAGATTTCTCTTCGAGGAGAGGAAGATTGACTGGAGAGTGGTGAACTGGTGCAGACTTACTTCCTGGACGGATAAGAAGGGCATCAACTGGCTGCAGATTCCTTACTTCGATACCGATGGGCGGCTTATCGGTATTCAGAACCGAAACCTGGATTACACGAAGAAAAAATCTTCATCGGGAGGTTGTTCTTCTGACGAGAATGTTTCTTCTGAAGAAAAAAGGCCGGGCGAAGAAAAGGAGCAGGATGCTCCCCGCTTCCGGTTCCCTTACGGCGCAAGATGCAGCATCTATAACCTGCCGGTTGTGAAGAGACTGAAGCCGGGCGAGAGGCTGTTTATTACGGAGGGATGTAGCGACTGCTGGGCGATGCTTTCTGCCGGACATAAGGCGATAGCCATCCCTTCTGCCACGCTTCTCAAGCCCGAGGATAAGCAGCTGCTGACGGATATCGGAAAACTGTATCAGGTGGAATTCCACATGTTTCCCGATCAGGATGTGCCGGGCGAAAGCCTCTTCATGCAACTCAGGGAGATGCTCCCCCAGCTGGTTCACCACCAGTTGCCACCGGGCTGCAAGGATTTTAGCGAATACTATCTTTTAGGGGCTGCTGCAACTTCCGGGAGCAAGGAGCCGATAAACAAATGA
- a CDS encoding DUF4248 domain-containing protein has product MEDFINRSYTKKELGLMYFPESMPRTAVNHLMSWIRRCQPLWDELQEMGYEKTCKSFTPKQVKAIIDNLGEPGY; this is encoded by the coding sequence ATGGAAGATTTTATAAACCGTTCGTATACGAAGAAGGAACTGGGACTGATGTACTTTCCCGAGAGTATGCCACGCACGGCCGTGAATCATCTCATGAGTTGGATTCGGCGTTGCCAGCCGCTCTGGGATGAATTGCAGGAGATGGGATATGAAAAGACTTGCAAGTCGTTCACGCCCAAGCAGGTAAAGGCTATTATCGATAACCTCGGGGAACCGGGATATTAG